One window from the genome of Pyrus communis chromosome 16, drPyrComm1.1, whole genome shotgun sequence encodes:
- the LOC137721052 gene encoding uncharacterized protein, whose translation MTPLETMYNLKLDKFEGKEGHEGVERWLEHIEKTFRVLHNQGNLPVERWVETTSWFLGTESAAWWEQELRRLTPAERTDWDVFKELFRRRFVPPEYINHKKQEFTELRQGKMTANEYYRRFTDMSRYHPDVAGNPAEMLRRFRLGTKKKWRSMATTTHCDTYQDFYKILLRIEDSENMPSKSEEEEKDGNQKKDDKGKGQASLGPRRTQNFKRGGSSSSSSSGGLSVIGQGRGGRFAGGARGQRQGDGGRGRAPVCRRCNNRHFGECKRGSSSCFTCGQMGHRAANCPQSQQQKPQQTFMPPPAPIQQIQGPSSYGQAGRGGAYHYQGDVVPYAPGQYQYPQDPYSQGGYPPYPGGYMSYPPASAGGSQWFQGGQFQPGEIATSSVGSLRQSGQPSQGRGTQSRGGQTSRGRGGRQQTQGRIHNISLQDAQNNPDLIMGTLNILGYFTRGLIDCGATHSVISHTFAQVTQPRPTPLGYDLEFTMPRGERCIVDRVYPGCPVIVEDVVMPADLIPLDIVDFDMILGTNWLHFYRANIDCYGKIVTFHRPGLSVVTFVGEQSGVRHGVISALRAKRLLSKGCQGYLAHVVLDEAVPSRVEDVRVVRHFPDVFPDDLPGLPPDRDVEFTIELLPGTNPISLTPYRMAPAELRELKVQLQELVDKGFIQPSTSPWGAPVLFMRKKDGTLRLCIDYRQLNRLKISRDDVPKTAFRTCYGHYEFLRFFTVFRIQNTVRYTKYGTPSIIMETNEGIVTVGTGGPRGSDKTRCIVF comes from the exons atgactcctctggagactatgtataatctgaAATTGGATAAGTTCGAAGGTAAGGAGGGTCATGAGGGTGTTGAGCGATGGTTAGAGCACattgagaagacttttcgtgtATTGCAcaatcaggggaaccttcctgttgagaggtgggtcgagacgacctcatggtttctgggtacggagtctgcagcctggtgggagcaggaactTCGTCGTTTGACTCCAGCTGAGAGGACTGATTGGGATGTTTTCAAAGAGTTGTTCaggagaaggtttgtgcctcctgagtatATTAATCATAAGAAGCAGGAGTTCACCGAGCTGAGACAGGGGAAGATGacggcgaatgagtactaccggaGGTTCACTGATATGTCTCGCTACCATCCAGACGTTGCTGGTAATCCGgcagagatgcttcgtcgtttccgcctaggtactaagaagaagtggcgttcgatggcgacTACTACCCACTGTGATACCTACCAGGATTTCTACAAGAtattgttgaggattgaggattctgaGAACATGCCGAGCAagagtgaggaagaagaaaaagatggtaatcagaagaaagatgacaagggtAAAGGTCAAGCGTCGCTCGGGCCTCGTAGGACACAGAACTTTAAGAGGGGTGGCTctagttctagctcttctaGCGGTGGTCTCAGCGTCATTGGTCAGGGACGAGGAGGTAGGTTTGCTGGTGGTGCCAGAGGGCAGAGACAGGGTGATGGTGGTAGAGGCAGAGCTCcagtttgccgcaggtgtaataaTCGGCATTTTGGTGAGTGCAAGCGTGGCAGCAGTAGTTGCTTTAcgtgtgggcagatgggacatcgggctgcgaattgtccccagagtcagcagcagaagccgcagcagactttcatgccaccacctgcaccgattcagCAGATTCAGGGTCCGAGTAGTTATGGACAGGcaggtcgaggtggtgcctaccactaccagggtgatgttgttccttatgccccgggacagtatcagtatccccaggacccgtattctcAGGGTGGTTATCCTCCGTATCCTGGCGGCTATATGTCGTATCCTCCAGCTTCAGcaggtggttctcagtggtttcAGGGAGGACAGTTTCAGCCGGGAGAGATTGCTACTAGTAGTGTGGGGTCTTtgaggcagtctggtcagcccagtcaggggcgtggcaCTCAGAGTCGCGGTGGTCAGACGAGCAGAGGTCGCGGTGGACGACAGCagacccaggggcgtattcataatatttctctgcaggatgctcagaacaatccggatttgattatgggtacgttaaatatccttggttattttacTAGAggattaattgattgtggagctacacattctgtgatttctcatacatttgctcaagtgacgcaacctcgccccacacctctagggtacgatttagagttcactatgcctagaggggagaggtGTATTGTAGATCgagtgtacccaggatgtccagtgatagtagaggatgtggttatgccagctgatcttatcccgttagatattgttgacttcGATATGATTCTAGGCACAAattggttgcatttctatcgtgccaatattgattgttacgggaaaatagttacgttTCATCGTCCTGGACTatctgtggttacttttgtgggtgagcagagtggggtgagacatggcgttatttcggctttgcgagcgaaaaggttgttgtctaagggttgccaggggtacctagctcatgtggtgttggatgAGGCCGTTCCTagcagagttgaggatgtgagagtagTCAGACACTTTCCCGATGTTTTCCCCgatgatttacctggtttacccccagatcgagacgtcgAGTTTACTAtcgagttgcttccaggtactaatcctatttccttgactccttatcgtatggcacccgctgagttaagggaattgaaagttcagttgcaggaattagtggataagggtttcattcagcctagtacttcaccgtGGGGAGCTCCAGTATTGTTTAtgaggaagaaagacggaactttgaggctgtgcattgattacaggcaattgaatcgg ctgaagattagtagggatgacgtTCCTAAGACGGCATTCAGGACttgttacggtcattacgagtttctg AGATTTTTCACTGTATTCAGAATACAGAATACAGTACGGTACACCAAGTACGGTACACCAAGTATCATAAT GGAGACAAATGAGGGCATTGTAACAGTTGGCACTGGTGGTCCAAGGGGTTCTGATAAAACAAGGTGTATAGTTTTCTGA